One region of Candidatus Methylacidiphilales bacterium genomic DNA includes:
- the dinB gene encoding DNA polymerase IV, with the protein MIIHLDADAFFASVEQAADPRLRGRPVAVGGSRRGIIASASYEARRLGVHTPMPTARALKLCPNLIVVPGDYEKYEHFSRMMFTYAYDFTPQVEVQGIDEGYLDVRGHPRLTAEAIATAVRKAVHDTLKITVSEGVGSNKLISQIASKLHKPDRLTGVPPGQERAFLAPLAATWLPGVGPKAGLRLTQAGLTTIGRVAETRPDDLALLVGAAAPELWNFAQGIDPRPVVPEAPAAKSYGAQETFEQDQTDEVFLLAKLHSLTDGLMARVRADGKMARTLAVRIRYNDMDECERSASLDEPSCTEVDFHPLLRSLLRKAWTRRVSLRLVAVKVSNVYDLLYDPGLPLGGDLDRGQKAAVARVIDDIRSQFGRGAILRGHDLWLRHHEQEVPQPPRQRRSSTRRHAAQQPTPQAKPTCAFLNLKSHYSFLDSLLSPADAVRLAAEAGAQVVALTDPNLHGMVEFCQAAREAGIRPVVAAALQVTATPSEPPQNLNAYVLSPDGQVHLCHLLSLPRITRLDLYEARTGLLVAPAADCGPEVRYAQPADRRLYAVVQSIRTLTLLAEPHPEKRRGAFHFHRDAAPHPDLLKTLLDAETYQPPIGGPLLIPSFTPEDGRTSREFLARLAFEGARQRYGTDWTRVRPQLEEELAIIGEVGYEDYFLLTWDTLQHCRARGIDWITRGSAADSLVCYCLGISGVCPVRFDLYFKRFLNRDRMALHKLPDIDIDFPHDRRDEVVRMLLDQHGAHAAIVGGFNTYQGRSAVADIAKVLGASERQVRQFTERFPHASASQVGAAAAASQEFEHWGMNEEPYRSAIDLAARLDGRPRHAKMHPCGLVLCRHPIRSLTPTFAAAKEGWPTTHLDMHAVEAIGMVKMDLLAQAGLSVLRDTRQALGARGIDCGVGDGRSLEPWKDEAIWSMIAVGESRGVHHIESPAMLNLARMCGVGRIDDLVAIVSVIRPGAANGLKKSQFARRCRGLEPAVYAHASLEPVLRSTYGVVAYEEHIAQICEAFSGLPAGRGDLLRRALVKGKTADINTLRMEFVDCAQRAGRTPQEIAAVWDLLIQFQGYAFCRAHSTAYAVEAYEAAHLKRRWPLEFLAAVLEHGKGFYPRLVYSIEVRRLGFGFRLPDVNSPHSTYFADAECAVIEVPLKQVKGLKVETLGRIVQARGHRPFGSVEDFALRVGPSSDEMEALLRVGALDGITPSRTAQFWAWRRAAQWSVEGNQGLLFAAASEKTEGSLPGNRAEPSHHDRLAAEIELLSFPVSGHPLELYPEVDWSKSTPIRDLAGYVDQAVEVTGLIIEHRVHTQIDGRPMKFLTLCDPTGTVDAEVFADAYARFGVLTARYPVVTVCGIVRAFDGGGGHALDVEIIMTPPKR; encoded by the coding sequence ATGATCATCCACCTCGACGCGGATGCGTTTTTTGCGTCGGTCGAGCAGGCCGCTGACCCGCGCCTGCGCGGCCGGCCGGTGGCCGTGGGGGGAAGCCGCCGCGGGATCATCGCCTCGGCCTCCTACGAAGCACGCCGACTGGGTGTCCACACCCCCATGCCCACGGCCCGGGCCTTGAAGCTCTGCCCAAACCTCATTGTTGTGCCCGGCGACTACGAAAAATACGAGCACTTCAGCCGCATGATGTTCACCTATGCCTACGACTTCACCCCCCAGGTCGAGGTGCAGGGCATTGATGAAGGCTACCTCGATGTCCGCGGTCACCCCCGCTTGACCGCAGAAGCCATCGCCACCGCCGTGCGCAAGGCCGTGCACGACACCCTCAAAATCACGGTCAGCGAAGGTGTGGGATCGAACAAGCTGATCTCCCAAATCGCCTCCAAGCTCCACAAGCCCGACCGGCTCACTGGCGTGCCCCCAGGCCAGGAACGGGCATTCCTCGCCCCCCTGGCGGCGACCTGGCTCCCGGGTGTGGGGCCGAAGGCGGGCCTGCGGCTGACCCAGGCCGGGTTGACGACCATCGGGCGCGTCGCGGAAACCCGCCCCGACGATCTCGCCCTTCTCGTGGGCGCTGCGGCGCCCGAACTCTGGAATTTTGCCCAAGGGATCGATCCCCGTCCGGTGGTGCCCGAGGCACCCGCGGCCAAGTCCTACGGGGCCCAGGAAACCTTCGAGCAGGACCAAACCGACGAGGTCTTCCTCCTGGCCAAACTTCACAGCCTGACGGACGGGCTGATGGCCCGTGTCCGGGCGGACGGCAAGATGGCCCGCACCCTCGCGGTCCGGATTCGTTACAACGACATGGATGAGTGCGAGCGCTCGGCTAGTCTCGACGAGCCAAGCTGCACGGAGGTGGACTTTCATCCGCTCTTGCGGTCCCTCCTGCGCAAAGCCTGGACCCGGAGGGTCAGCCTGCGGTTGGTCGCGGTCAAAGTCTCCAACGTCTATGACCTGCTCTACGACCCCGGCCTGCCGTTGGGGGGTGACCTCGACCGTGGACAAAAGGCCGCCGTTGCGCGGGTCATCGACGACATCCGCAGCCAGTTCGGACGGGGCGCCATCCTCCGCGGCCATGACCTGTGGCTACGCCACCATGAACAGGAGGTTCCGCAGCCGCCGCGGCAGCGTCGTTCTTCAACCCGCCGACACGCAGCACAGCAACCGACACCGCAGGCAAAACCCACCTGCGCCTTCCTCAACCTGAAGTCGCACTATTCGTTTCTCGACTCGCTCCTTTCCCCTGCGGATGCCGTCCGCTTGGCCGCCGAAGCCGGAGCCCAGGTGGTGGCTCTGACCGATCCGAACCTCCACGGGATGGTCGAATTTTGTCAGGCCGCGCGCGAGGCCGGGATCCGCCCGGTGGTGGCCGCCGCGTTGCAGGTGACCGCCACCCCCTCGGAACCTCCGCAAAACCTCAACGCCTATGTCTTGAGCCCCGACGGCCAGGTGCACCTTTGCCACCTCCTCTCCCTGCCACGGATCACGCGGCTCGATCTGTACGAGGCCCGCACTGGCCTCCTCGTTGCTCCCGCGGCTGACTGCGGTCCAGAGGTCCGCTACGCCCAGCCTGCAGACCGTCGTCTCTATGCGGTCGTGCAATCGATCCGTACGCTGACCCTGCTTGCTGAGCCCCACCCAGAGAAGCGGCGGGGCGCGTTTCATTTCCACCGCGATGCTGCTCCGCATCCCGACCTCCTCAAGACCCTCCTCGACGCCGAAACCTATCAGCCCCCCATCGGTGGGCCGCTACTTATTCCAAGTTTCACCCCCGAAGACGGGCGCACCTCCAGGGAATTCCTCGCCAGGCTGGCCTTTGAAGGCGCCCGACAACGCTACGGCACGGACTGGACCCGTGTCCGCCCCCAGTTGGAGGAGGAATTGGCGATCATCGGCGAGGTTGGCTACGAGGATTACTTCCTCCTCACCTGGGACACGCTGCAGCACTGCCGTGCCCGGGGCATCGATTGGATCACCCGCGGTTCGGCGGCCGATTCCCTGGTCTGCTACTGCCTCGGCATCTCCGGAGTCTGCCCGGTCCGCTTCGACCTCTACTTCAAGCGCTTCCTCAACCGCGACCGGATGGCACTCCACAAACTGCCGGACATCGACATCGATTTCCCCCATGACCGCCGCGACGAAGTTGTCCGCATGCTCCTCGACCAGCACGGAGCCCACGCGGCCATTGTCGGGGGGTTCAACACTTACCAAGGCCGCTCGGCCGTGGCCGACATCGCCAAAGTTCTCGGCGCCTCCGAGCGCCAGGTCCGCCAGTTCACCGAACGCTTCCCCCACGCCTCCGCCAGCCAGGTCGGAGCCGCCGCAGCGGCCTCCCAGGAGTTCGAGCACTGGGGCATGAACGAAGAGCCCTACCGCAGCGCGATTGATCTCGCCGCCCGCCTTGATGGCAGGCCACGCCACGCGAAGATGCACCCCTGCGGGCTCGTGCTCTGCCGTCATCCCATCCGTTCGCTCACCCCGACCTTTGCGGCGGCCAAGGAAGGCTGGCCCACCACCCACCTGGACATGCACGCCGTCGAAGCCATCGGCATGGTTAAAATGGACCTCCTGGCCCAGGCGGGCCTGAGTGTGCTGCGCGACACCCGCCAGGCCCTCGGCGCACGCGGCATCGACTGCGGGGTGGGAGACGGACGATCCCTCGAACCCTGGAAGGACGAAGCGATCTGGTCCATGATTGCCGTTGGCGAGTCGCGTGGCGTGCACCACATCGAGAGCCCCGCCATGCTCAACCTCGCCCGGATGTGCGGAGTAGGGCGGATCGATGATCTGGTCGCCATCGTTTCGGTCATCCGGCCCGGTGCGGCCAATGGGCTCAAGAAGAGCCAGTTCGCCCGCCGCTGCCGTGGCTTGGAACCCGCGGTTTATGCCCATGCGAGCCTCGAACCGGTGCTGCGCAGCACCTATGGGGTTGTCGCTTACGAGGAGCACATCGCCCAGATTTGCGAGGCGTTTTCCGGTCTGCCCGCCGGGCGGGGCGACCTCCTGCGTCGGGCCTTGGTCAAGGGGAAGACCGCCGACATCAATACGCTACGCATGGAGTTTGTGGACTGCGCCCAACGTGCCGGGCGCACGCCCCAGGAAATCGCCGCAGTCTGGGACCTATTGATCCAGTTCCAAGGCTACGCGTTCTGCCGCGCCCACTCCACGGCCTATGCGGTGGAGGCTTACGAGGCCGCCCACCTGAAACGCCGCTGGCCTCTGGAGTTTCTGGCCGCCGTCTTGGAGCACGGAAAAGGATTTTACCCACGACTGGTCTATTCCATCGAAGTTCGACGGCTGGGTTTCGGGTTCCGACTCCCCGATGTCAACAGCCCACACTCTACTTACTTTGCCGATGCGGAGTGCGCCGTCATCGAGGTGCCGCTCAAGCAGGTCAAGGGACTGAAGGTCGAGACCCTGGGCCGCATCGTCCAAGCCCGTGGCCACCGGCCCTTCGGATCCGTGGAGGATTTCGCCCTGCGGGTGGGGCCCTCGAGCGACGAAATGGAGGCGCTGCTGCGGGTGGGGGCACTCGATGGAATCACACCTTCTCGCACGGCCCAGTTCTGGGCCTGGAGGCGGGCGGCCCAGTGGTCGGTCGAAGGCAACCAAGGACTCCTCTTCGCCGCCGCTTCCGAAAAAACCGAGGGGAGCCTGCCCGGCAACCGCGCCGAACCTTCGCACCACGACCGGCTCGCGGCGGAAATCGAACTCCTGAGCTTCCCCGTGTCCGGCCACCCCTTGGAGCTTTACCCGGAGGTCGATTGGTCCAAGAGCACCCCGATCCGGGACCTGGCGGGATACGTCGATCAAGCCGTCGAGGTCACCGGCCTGATCATCGAGCACCGGGTGCACACCCAGATTGATGGTCGGCCCATGAAATTCCTTACCCTGTGCGATCCCACCGGCACCGTGGATGCCGAGGTGTTTGCGGATGCCTACGCCCGATTTGGGGTACTCACGGCCCGTTACCCTGTGGTCACGGTCTGCGGCATTGTACGTGCCTTCGATGGCGGTGGGGGCCATGCCCTTGATGTTGAGATAATTATGACACCTCCGAAGCGGTAG
- the lexA gene encoding transcriptional repressor LexA: MSVMTPLTSRQAAILEFIQASMAQSGLPPTIREIARHFRLKSPSAVAKHLARLRDKGVLSPAKGRSRGALPTRPVTLFTSIPVFGHIPAGAPSAQSQGDEGCIRVDLESIGLPKNARTFALKVRGDSMIGAGILDRDIVILEFKSPHDGAVVAALVDGETTLKRYFMRRGQPCLRAENPRYPDIIPARELVIQGVMVALVRKA; this comes from the coding sequence ATGTCCGTCATGACCCCGCTCACGTCCCGCCAAGCCGCCATCCTGGAGTTCATCCAGGCCTCGATGGCCCAGAGTGGCCTTCCTCCGACCATCCGGGAAATCGCCCGCCATTTCCGGCTCAAGAGCCCCTCGGCCGTGGCCAAGCATCTGGCGCGGCTGCGGGATAAAGGTGTGCTTTCCCCCGCCAAGGGCCGCTCGCGCGGCGCTCTCCCCACCCGACCCGTTACGCTTTTCACGTCCATTCCGGTGTTCGGCCACATCCCCGCCGGTGCCCCCTCTGCGCAGAGCCAAGGCGATGAGGGATGTATCCGCGTCGACCTCGAAAGCATCGGCCTGCCCAAGAACGCCCGGACCTTTGCATTGAAAGTCCGCGGAGATTCCATGATCGGCGCGGGTATCCTCGATCGGGACATCGTCATCCTGGAGTTCAAGAGCCCGCACGATGGGGCGGTGGTGGCGGCCCTGGTCGATGGGGAGACCACCCTCAAACGCTACTTCATGCGACGGGGGCAGCCTTGCCTGAGGGCTGAGAACCCCCGCTACCCCGACATCATCCCCGCGCGCGAGTTGGTCATCCAAGGCGTCATGGTCGCCTTGGTCCGCAAGGCATGA